One genomic segment of Cloacibacillus sp. includes these proteins:
- a CDS encoding glycine C-acetyltransferase — protein MKTAIGKIAAEIEKIKADGLYKNERIITTPQRDVIDTTAKGGVVNMCANNYLGLADNARVIEAAKTAYDRWGYGLASVRFICGTQQIHKDLEAAVSRFLGMEDTILYSSCFDANGGVFEPLLSDKDAIISDELNHASIIDGVRLCKAKKFRYKNNDMTSLREQLEAAKAAGADIKLIVTDGVFSMDGYIANLKGICDLADEYDALVMVDDSHAVGFMGERGRGTHEYCGVMGRVDIITGTLGKALGGASGGYVSAKAEIVEMLRQRSRPYLFSNTVAPAICGASLEVIRMLEESTEYRDRVHANTKYFREKMAELGFDILPGTHPIVPIMLYDAKVASEFASRLLEKGIYVTGFFYPVVPQGKARVRTQVSAAHTTEDLDRAIAAFTEVKKEMGL, from the coding sequence ATGAAAACTGCGATCGGCAAAATTGCGGCTGAGATAGAGAAGATAAAGGCCGACGGCCTCTATAAGAACGAGCGTATCATCACGACGCCGCAGCGCGACGTGATAGACACCACCGCCAAGGGCGGCGTCGTCAACATGTGCGCGAACAACTACCTCGGGCTCGCGGACAACGCGCGTGTCATCGAGGCGGCCAAGACCGCCTATGACCGCTGGGGCTATGGCCTCGCCTCCGTGCGTTTTATCTGCGGCACACAGCAGATACACAAGGATCTTGAAGCGGCGGTCAGCCGTTTCTTAGGCATGGAAGACACTATACTCTATTCCTCCTGCTTCGACGCCAACGGAGGCGTCTTTGAGCCTCTGCTATCAGATAAGGACGCGATAATCAGCGACGAACTGAACCACGCAAGCATCATCGACGGCGTGCGCCTCTGCAAGGCGAAGAAATTCCGCTACAAAAACAACGACATGACTTCGCTGCGCGAGCAGCTCGAGGCGGCAAAAGCGGCAGGCGCGGACATCAAGCTCATCGTCACGGACGGCGTCTTCTCAATGGACGGATACATCGCGAACCTTAAGGGCATCTGCGACCTGGCCGACGAATATGACGCCCTGGTGATGGTAGACGACAGCCACGCCGTCGGCTTCATGGGCGAGCGCGGACGCGGCACGCACGAATACTGCGGCGTCATGGGGCGCGTCGACATCATCACCGGCACCCTCGGCAAGGCTCTCGGCGGCGCTTCCGGCGGCTATGTGAGCGCGAAGGCCGAGATAGTGGAGATGCTGCGCCAGCGCAGCCGCCCCTACCTCTTCTCCAACACGGTCGCGCCCGCGATATGCGGCGCTTCGCTCGAGGTTATCAGAATGCTGGAAGAGTCGACTGAGTACCGCGACCGCGTACACGCCAACACGAAATATTTCCGCGAAAAGATGGCGGAGCTCGGTTTCGACATCCTTCCGGGAACACATCCCATCGTACCGATCATGCTCTACGACGCGAAGGTCGCCTCGGAGTTCGCCTCGCGCCTGCTTGAGAAGGGCATATATGTGACCGGCTTCTTCTACCCCGTAGTCCCGCAGGGCAAGGCGAG
- the tdh gene encoding L-threonine 3-dehydrogenase — translation MLALVKEKPGVGLWMREVDIPQPGPNDVLIKIKKTSICGTDLHIYNWDEWSQKTIKTPMTIGHEYVGEIVELGSHVRGWKVGERVSGEGHIVCGECRNCLAGRRHYCPHTIGVGVNRDGAFAQYLSIPTTNVWRCAPDISDDIISCFDPLGNATHTALQYDLIGEDVLITGAGPIGMMAVAICRHVGARNVVVSDLNDYRLDLAKKLGATRTVRADKENLRDVMHELGMKEGFDVGLEMSGSPQAFSGMVDVMHNSGKIALLGLVKPGTVIDWDKVIFNGLTIKGIYGREMYETWYKMTTMLQSGLDISEVITHRFDVRDFEKGFAAMNSGQSGKVVLDWQNL, via the coding sequence ATGCTTGCTCTCGTCAAAGAAAAACCGGGTGTCGGCCTATGGATGCGCGAGGTTGACATTCCCCAGCCCGGTCCCAACGACGTTTTGATAAAAATAAAGAAGACGTCGATCTGCGGAACGGATCTCCACATCTATAATTGGGATGAGTGGTCGCAAAAGACCATCAAGACCCCCATGACCATCGGCCACGAATATGTTGGAGAGATCGTCGAGCTCGGCAGCCATGTGCGCGGCTGGAAGGTCGGCGAGCGCGTCTCTGGCGAGGGGCACATCGTCTGCGGCGAGTGCCGCAATTGTCTCGCCGGACGCCGCCACTACTGCCCACATACGATCGGCGTCGGCGTGAACCGTGACGGCGCCTTCGCGCAGTACCTTTCGATACCAACGACGAATGTCTGGCGCTGCGCCCCCGATATCTCCGACGATATCATCTCCTGCTTCGACCCGCTCGGCAACGCCACCCATACGGCGCTGCAGTACGATCTCATCGGTGAGGACGTCCTCATCACGGGCGCGGGCCCCATCGGCATGATGGCCGTCGCGATCTGCCGCCACGTCGGCGCGCGAAACGTCGTCGTCAGCGACCTCAACGATTACCGCCTCGATCTCGCGAAAAAGCTCGGCGCCACGCGCACCGTGCGCGCCGATAAGGAGAATCTCCGCGACGTGATGCACGAGCTCGGCATGAAGGAGGGCTTCGACGTCGGGCTGGAGATGTCCGGCAGTCCGCAGGCCTTCTCCGGCATGGTAGACGTGATGCACAACAGCGGCAAAATCGCGCTGCTCGGGCTTGTGAAGCCCGGTACGGTCATCGACTGGGACAAGGTCATCTTCAACGGCCTGACGATAAAGGGCATCTACGGACGTGAGATGTACGAGACCTGGTACAAGATGACGACGATGCTGCAGAGCGGTCTTGACATCAGTGAAGTAATCACCCACCGCTTCGACGTGCGGGACTTTGAAAAGGGCTTCGCGGCGATGAACTCCGGACAGTCCGGAAAGGTCGTCCTCGACTGGCAGAACCTCTAG
- the typA gene encoding translational GTPase TypA codes for MQDSSKIRNIAIIAHIDHGKTTLIDGIFKAAHLFRDNQVMEERVMDAGNLERERGITIKAKHCTVEWEGYKINIVDTPGHADFSGEVERVLSMVDSVLLLVDANEGPMPQTRYVLMRALKLGLKPIVIVNKVDRPNAEPDAALDKTFDLFIELGATEEQCDFAVLYGSGLQGWFVDDLNKHEDNSKAGMQDLFKTIIERVPAPKAEMDKPFLMQVCTLSWSEYLGRIGCGRILQGTLRKGDRILRTHTRWTDYDQTNWEVVSTDTSTCTHLYVTNGLDRAEVEAVGAGDIVWFTGPANIDLGDTMSAPEIGDQVIPPLDIEEPTVSMFFIVNTSPFAGQDGNAITLRQLKARIERETKTDPALRMEDLGRPDGVKVSGRGELHLGILIEEIRREGSEVCVSRPEVIVQHDEKGRTLEPMEEVIIDVPEEYQGVVIQKLAQRKGELKNMENGGTGVLRLEFRIPTRGLIGYRGEFLTDTRGLGILASRFVGYGEWVGEINARSRGSLVSMDSGTATSYALDNLQERGTLFIKPGDAIYNGQVVGESSRGKDIPCNPSKRKQQTNHRSATKEMMTVLDVPRTMTVDSALEWISDDELVEVTPLSVRIRKTILDADQRKKARMQAGISDSDED; via the coding sequence ATGCAGGACTCTTCAAAGATAAGAAATATCGCTATCATCGCTCACATCGACCATGGCAAGACAACGCTCATAGACGGCATCTTCAAAGCGGCGCACCTCTTCCGCGACAACCAGGTGATGGAGGAGCGCGTGATGGACGCCGGAAATCTTGAGCGCGAGCGCGGCATCACGATCAAGGCCAAGCACTGCACCGTCGAATGGGAAGGCTATAAGATAAATATCGTCGATACCCCCGGGCACGCTGACTTTTCGGGAGAGGTGGAAAGAGTTCTCTCAATGGTCGATTCCGTTCTGCTGCTCGTTGACGCGAACGAGGGACCAATGCCGCAGACGCGCTATGTCCTTATGCGCGCGCTGAAACTCGGACTCAAGCCGATCGTGATCGTCAACAAGGTGGACCGTCCCAACGCCGAGCCCGACGCGGCGCTCGACAAGACATTCGACCTCTTTATAGAGCTGGGCGCCACTGAGGAGCAGTGCGATTTCGCGGTGCTCTACGGCTCCGGACTCCAGGGCTGGTTCGTCGACGATCTTAACAAACACGAGGATAATTCCAAGGCCGGTATGCAGGACCTTTTCAAGACAATCATTGAGAGAGTCCCCGCGCCCAAGGCGGAGATGGACAAGCCCTTCCTTATGCAGGTCTGCACCCTATCGTGGAGCGAATACCTCGGCCGTATCGGCTGCGGCAGGATACTGCAGGGGACCCTGCGCAAGGGAGACCGGATACTGCGTACCCACACTCGCTGGACCGATTACGACCAGACCAACTGGGAGGTCGTCTCCACCGATACCTCGACCTGCACGCACCTTTATGTCACAAACGGACTCGACCGCGCCGAGGTGGAGGCGGTAGGCGCCGGAGACATCGTCTGGTTCACGGGCCCGGCAAATATCGATCTCGGCGACACTATGAGCGCCCCGGAGATCGGAGACCAGGTCATTCCGCCGCTCGATATCGAGGAGCCGACGGTATCCATGTTCTTTATCGTAAATACCAGCCCCTTCGCGGGACAGGACGGCAACGCCATCACACTCCGTCAGCTCAAAGCGCGTATCGAGCGCGAGACCAAGACGGACCCCGCGCTGCGCATGGAGGACCTTGGCCGTCCAGACGGCGTTAAGGTCTCAGGCCGCGGCGAGCTGCATCTGGGGATACTCATAGAAGAGATCCGCCGCGAGGGATCGGAGGTCTGCGTCTCGCGCCCCGAGGTAATCGTGCAGCATGACGAAAAGGGGCGCACCCTCGAACCGATGGAGGAGGTCATCATCGACGTCCCCGAGGAATATCAGGGTGTTGTCATCCAGAAGCTCGCGCAGCGCAAGGGCGAACTTAAAAATATGGAAAACGGCGGCACGGGAGTGCTCCGTCTTGAATTCAGAATACCGACGCGCGGCCTCATCGGCTACCGCGGAGAATTTCTCACCGATACGCGCGGCCTCGGCATCCTCGCTTCGCGTTTTGTCGGTTACGGCGAATGGGTCGGAGAGATAAACGCGCGTTCGCGTGGCTCGCTCGTCAGCATGGACAGCGGAACCGCAACGAGCTACGCCTTGGACAACCTCCAGGAACGCGGTACCCTCTTTATTAAGCCTGGAGACGCGATATACAACGGGCAGGTGGTAGGCGAGAGCTCTCGCGGCAAGGACATCCCCTGTAATCCCAGCAAGCGCAAACAGCAGACGAACCACCGTTCCGCGACAAAAGAGATGATGACGGTGCTCGACGTGCCGCGCACTATGACGGTGGATTCCGCGCTGGAGTGGATCAGCGACGACGAACTGGTCGAGGTGACGCCGCTCTCCGTGCGTATCCGCAAGACCATCCTCGACGCGGACCAGCGCAAGAAGGCCCGTATGCAGGCCGGAATAAGCGATTCAGACGAGGATTAA
- a CDS encoding ATP-binding protein — MIRELIPYRDFERDEVFACISGLIKSAGQIDDSSLAESASWYCDCAAKMAAAAERAGIAGNLWQTWLAMLVAENENPFSLAHERHGPLCGTMREFAMRDFETLFGYLRYDLRALEDELRLGAVGLLDGFVPLPAGPVSFGRAAGAVIGELAAAMAAADSPAGLYEAAVSFYREHGVGKFGLYGGFRWDAHAREIVPAIPLEDIRLSDLIGYDEQKKAVVDNTLAFLDGRPANNVLLYGEGGTGKSSTIKALLNEYAPRGLRMIEVYKHQINDLETVLEEIKQRNYKFILFMDDLSFEQFEVEYKFLKAFIEGGIEKRPDNVLIYATSNRRHLMKETWGDRLDKDDDMHESETMQEKMSLVDRFGLLIRYFSPEQKEYLHIVRSLAGEYGVKVNDEELELGAIRWELKHGGFSGRSARQYVEFLAGQK; from the coding sequence ATGATACGGGAGCTGATCCCCTACCGTGATTTTGAACGCGACGAGGTCTTCGCCTGCATCTCGGGGCTCATAAAGAGCGCCGGACAGATAGACGATTCCTCTCTTGCGGAGAGCGCCTCGTGGTACTGCGACTGTGCCGCGAAGATGGCCGCCGCGGCGGAGAGAGCCGGTATCGCCGGGAACCTCTGGCAGACGTGGCTTGCGATGCTAGTTGCGGAAAACGAAAATCCATTCTCGCTCGCGCATGAACGCCACGGGCCGCTCTGCGGCACGATGCGTGAATTTGCGATGCGTGATTTTGAGACTCTATTTGGCTATCTGCGCTATGACCTGAGGGCGCTTGAGGATGAGCTTCGTCTCGGCGCTGTCGGCCTGCTTGACGGTTTCGTGCCTTTGCCGGCGGGGCCCGTCTCCTTTGGGCGCGCCGCGGGAGCCGTCATCGGCGAACTCGCCGCGGCGATGGCGGCGGCGGACTCGCCCGCCGGGCTCTATGAGGCGGCCGTGTCCTTCTACCGCGAGCATGGCGTCGGCAAATTCGGCCTTTACGGCGGCTTCCGCTGGGATGCGCACGCGCGGGAAATCGTTCCCGCGATACCGCTGGAAGATATCAGGCTATCCGACCTTATCGGCTATGATGAGCAGAAAAAGGCCGTTGTTGACAACACCCTGGCCTTCCTCGATGGCCGCCCTGCGAACAATGTGCTGCTCTACGGAGAGGGAGGGACAGGCAAATCCTCGACGATAAAGGCGCTGCTCAACGAGTACGCGCCGCGCGGCCTGCGCATGATCGAGGTCTACAAACACCAGATAAACGACCTTGAGACGGTCCTTGAGGAGATCAAACAGCGCAACTATAAATTCATCCTCTTCATGGACGACCTCTCTTTTGAGCAGTTTGAGGTCGAATATAAATTCCTCAAAGCCTTTATCGAAGGCGGCATCGAAAAGCGTCCGGATAACGTCCTTATCTACGCCACCTCAAACCGCCGCCACCTGATGAAAGAGACCTGGGGCGACCGCCTTGACAAAGACGACGATATGCACGAGTCGGAGACGATGCAGGAAAAGATGTCCCTCGTCGACCGCTTTGGTCTGCTTATACGCTATTTTTCACCTGAACAGAAGGAATATCTGCACATCGTCCGCAGCCTCGCCGGGGAATACGGCGTGAAGGTGAACGACGAAGAATTAGAGCTGGGCGCGATCCGCTGGGAGCTGAAACACGGAGGCTTCTCTGGCCGGAGCGCGCGCCAGTACGTGGAATTTCTCGCGGGGCAAAAATAG
- a CDS encoding GntR family transcriptional regulator, with protein sequence MVNYVYDERRGDMSDTQGLYRLIYRFYRAQIESGQYQKGEPLPSALEIAETFDVSFSTARKALQSLKSEGYIELSPGRTATVCWDGQCGANKCELYDRISGVIDMYDGMSYFLPPILARGARYVDSEGLEKLDLIIAEIANNNSGGIFEFTVFFIKQLGNPVLLHLFCELDNFVFAAFSGGDRHFHIMNREHPWTEHLPLKLFYDIAAAVDSADRERCAALFQKLAASYGDDMNAYLNSVGRENATGKIPFRWQVYVEQEQYLYSAAVDLLYRINTGKFPGRWLPPIPDLAASLGVSEITVRRTIKLLNGIGVTETINRKGTRIYGVERARHTVKVDVGMFKNRFIFGLQLLHILALTIENVSYEAFLFFSEEDINGISEAIEEDAKRGREFLTLGVTINIICKTSKNTVIREIYSQIAGRLVWLYPLRLIEFKDLDIYDFPQSSASMQKSLREGRRRDFSRHLSEVMTATFFAAQSALLQLGITEAAELRLPPND encoded by the coding sequence ATGGTAAACTATGTATACGACGAAAGAAGGGGCGATATGAGCGACACCCAAGGACTGTATAGGCTAATTTACAGATTTTACCGCGCGCAGATCGAAAGCGGTCAATATCAAAAGGGAGAACCGCTGCCCTCGGCACTGGAGATAGCGGAGACATTCGACGTTTCTTTTAGTACGGCAAGGAAAGCGCTGCAGTCCTTGAAAAGTGAAGGTTATATAGAGCTCTCGCCCGGCAGGACGGCCACCGTCTGCTGGGACGGGCAATGCGGCGCCAATAAATGCGAACTTTATGACCGTATTAGCGGCGTCATCGATATGTATGATGGGATGAGTTATTTTCTCCCCCCCATTCTGGCGCGCGGCGCGCGCTATGTTGACTCAGAAGGGTTAGAGAAGCTGGACCTCATCATCGCGGAGATCGCAAATAACAATTCGGGGGGTATCTTCGAATTTACCGTCTTTTTCATCAAACAGCTCGGCAATCCCGTGCTGCTGCACCTTTTTTGTGAGCTAGACAATTTTGTCTTTGCCGCGTTTTCGGGAGGCGACCGGCACTTTCATATTATGAACCGCGAGCATCCGTGGACGGAACACCTGCCGTTAAAGCTCTTTTACGATATTGCCGCGGCGGTAGACTCGGCGGACCGGGAGAGGTGCGCCGCACTGTTCCAAAAACTTGCCGCGTCATACGGGGATGATATGAACGCATATCTCAATTCCGTCGGACGGGAAAACGCGACCGGCAAGATACCGTTTCGCTGGCAGGTCTATGTGGAGCAGGAGCAGTATCTCTATTCGGCCGCCGTCGATCTGCTTTACAGGATCAATACGGGAAAGTTCCCCGGCCGCTGGCTGCCGCCGATACCCGATCTTGCGGCATCTCTTGGCGTATCCGAGATAACGGTGCGACGGACGATCAAGCTTTTGAACGGCATCGGCGTTACAGAGACGATAAATAGAAAGGGCACGAGGATATACGGGGTAGAAAGGGCGCGCCATACCGTAAAGGTCGACGTCGGCATGTTTAAGAACCGGTTTATCTTCGGCCTCCAGCTCCTGCATATCCTGGCGCTCACAATAGAAAATGTCTCCTATGAGGCCTTTCTCTTCTTCTCAGAGGAGGATATAAACGGGATCTCAGAGGCCATCGAGGAGGACGCCAAACGCGGCAGGGAGTTTCTGACCTTGGGCGTGACGATCAACATTATCTGCAAAACTTCAAAGAATACCGTGATAAGGGAAATTTATTCTCAGATCGCCGGACGGCTGGTATGGCTCTATCCACTGAGGCTGATTGAGTTTAAGGATCTTGATATTTATGATTTTCCGCAAAGCTCCGCGAGTATGCAGAAAAGCCTGCGCGAGGGACGGCGGCGGGATTTTTCACGCCATCTCTCGGAGGTCATGACCGCTACCTTCTTCGCGGCGCAGTCGGCGCTGCTTCAGCTTGGAATAACAGAGGCAGCCGAACTGCGGCTGCCCCCCAACGACTGA
- the rocD gene encoding ornithine--oxo-acid transaminase codes for MLSTQQIIDKTNKLGAHNYHPKDVVIVEGEGVIVRDPEGREYFDMLSAYSALNFGHRHPEIVAAAKDQLDKVTLTSRAFHNAVLCDFYEKLCELTGKEMILPMNTGAEAVETALKTVRRWGAEVKGVENGKQEIIVCENNFHGRTIAIVSFSTDPDARINYGPYCEGFKIIKYGDAKALEEAITPNTVAFMAEPIQGEAGIITPPKGYLKEVRDICTKHNILFIADEVQTGFARTGRMFACNFEDVEPDIFILGKALGGGVMPISAVAANRDVLGVFTPGTHGSTFGGNPLACAVSIKAMEILVRDDYSKQAEEKGNYFMQKLREIDNPEIIDVRGSGLLIGVEFSVPAAAYVKKLIANGVLAKETHERTIRFAPPIVITYEQIDKAVEGIKKAFAK; via the coding sequence ATGCTCAGCACACAGCAGATTATCGACAAGACAAACAAACTCGGCGCGCACAACTATCACCCCAAAGACGTCGTCATCGTTGAGGGAGAGGGCGTAATCGTACGCGACCCCGAGGGACGCGAGTATTTTGATATGCTCTCGGCCTACTCGGCCCTTAATTTCGGGCACCGTCATCCCGAGATCGTGGCCGCCGCAAAAGATCAGCTCGACAAGGTGACGCTTACCTCACGCGCCTTCCACAACGCCGTTCTCTGTGATTTCTATGAAAAACTCTGCGAACTGACGGGTAAAGAGATGATCCTCCCCATGAATACCGGCGCTGAGGCCGTTGAGACGGCTCTTAAGACCGTCCGCCGCTGGGGGGCAGAGGTCAAGGGCGTCGAAAACGGCAAGCAGGAGATTATCGTCTGCGAGAACAACTTCCACGGACGCACGATCGCCATCGTAAGTTTCTCCACCGACCCAGACGCGCGTATCAACTACGGACCATACTGCGAAGGCTTCAAGATAATCAAATACGGCGACGCCAAGGCCCTGGAAGAGGCGATCACGCCCAACACAGTTGCTTTCATGGCGGAGCCTATACAGGGAGAGGCGGGGATCATCACGCCTCCCAAGGGTTACCTTAAGGAAGTGCGCGATATCTGCACGAAGCACAATATCCTCTTTATCGCCGACGAGGTTCAGACGGGCTTCGCGCGCACCGGAAGAATGTTTGCCTGCAACTTTGAGGATGTCGAGCCCGACATCTTCATCCTCGGCAAGGCTCTTGGCGGCGGCGTAATGCCGATATCGGCGGTCGCGGCCAACAGGGACGTCCTTGGCGTATTCACCCCCGGGACCCACGGCTCGACCTTCGGTGGCAACCCCTTAGCCTGCGCGGTTTCAATAAAGGCGATGGAGATACTCGTAAGAGACGATTATTCAAAGCAGGCCGAAGAGAAGGGCAACTACTTCATGCAGAAGCTCCGCGAGATAGACAACCCCGAGATCATCGACGTCCGCGGCTCCGGCCTCCTCATCGGCGTTGAATTCTCCGTCCCCGCGGCCGCCTATGTGAAGAAGCTCATCGCCAACGGCGTACTGGCGAAGGAGACCCACGAGCGCACGATCCGCTTCGCGCCGCCGATCGTCATCACCTACGAGCAGATCGACAAGGCCGTAGAGGGCATCAAAAAGGCATTCGCGAAATAG
- a CDS encoding NAD(P)-binding domain-containing protein translates to MTAALTLGFIGTGGITSFIVRGLCSAPEFTGKIVLSVHKNRDKAETLKALFPDRITISGSNQEVADFSDVVFIAVLPQQHKAVAEAIKFKPEHRVVHITGGVKLADSLDLYAPAMSAVRAIPLPFAARRMGPVLFYGKDPVCRELLATLGAIVEVQAESELEVLGPVTGMMVPYYALIAEYVKWGIARGLSFRTALDYAGYMNEALSSFMRTDCGEDIEAFLVDNSTPGGVNELGLRLLREGDAYSPWSKTLDALYVRYNSMGKSRD, encoded by the coding sequence ATGACGGCAGCTTTGACACTTGGATTTATCGGCACCGGCGGCATAACCTCTTTTATCGTGCGTGGGCTTTGCTCCGCGCCGGAATTTACGGGGAAGATCGTTCTCTCGGTGCATAAAAACAGGGATAAGGCCGAGACGCTTAAGGCGCTTTTTCCTGACAGGATAACGATATCCGGCTCCAATCAGGAGGTAGCCGACTTCTCGGATGTCGTATTTATTGCGGTGCTTCCGCAGCAGCATAAAGCTGTGGCAGAAGCTATTAAATTCAAGCCAGAACACCGTGTCGTCCATATCACCGGAGGCGTGAAGCTGGCGGATTCCCTTGATCTCTACGCTCCCGCGATGAGCGCGGTGCGCGCGATCCCGCTGCCCTTTGCCGCGAGACGGATGGGGCCGGTGCTCTTTTACGGCAAAGACCCGGTCTGCCGCGAGCTGCTGGCGACGCTCGGCGCTATCGTCGAAGTACAGGCGGAGAGCGAGCTGGAGGTGCTGGGGCCTGTGACGGGCATGATGGTCCCCTATTACGCGCTGATCGCCGAATATGTAAAGTGGGGTATTGCAAGGGGACTTTCGTTCCGCACGGCGCTCGACTATGCCGGTTATATGAACGAGGCGCTCTCCTCTTTCATGCGCACCGACTGCGGGGAGGATATAGAAGCCTTCCTGGTCGACAACTCGACCCCCGGCGGCGTAAACGAACTCGGCCTGCGGCTGCTCCGCGAGGGCGACGCCTACTCCCCCTGGTCGAAGACCCTAGACGCGCTCTATGTACGCTATAATTCAATGGGTAAAAGCAGGGACTAA